A window of the Janthinobacterium agaricidamnosum NBRC 102515 = DSM 9628 genome harbors these coding sequences:
- the cyoC gene encoding cytochrome o ubiquinol oxidase subunit III, with protein MSEITANKAGALSADPSSRFYVREHHPENGTLLGFWLYLMSDCLIFACLFAVYAVLGRNYAGGPSGAELFDLPLVALNTAFLLVSSITYGFAMLSMQAKHLRSTMVWLAITGILGACFLGLELYEFSHLIHEGAGPQRSGFLTSFFALVGTHGLHVTFGIVWLITLMVQLGKHGLTPENGRRLMCLSMFWHFLDVIWIGVFTFVYLMGVLP; from the coding sequence ATGTCTGAGATCACCGCTAATAAAGCCGGCGCCCTGAGCGCCGACCCGAGCTCGCGTTTTTATGTACGCGAGCATCATCCGGAAAACGGCACCTTGCTGGGTTTCTGGCTGTACCTGATGAGCGATTGCCTGATCTTCGCCTGTCTGTTCGCCGTCTACGCCGTGCTGGGCCGCAACTATGCGGGCGGCCCGTCCGGCGCCGAACTGTTCGACCTGCCGCTGGTGGCGCTCAATACCGCGTTCCTGCTGGTATCGTCGATCACCTACGGTTTTGCGATGTTGTCGATGCAAGCGAAACACTTGCGCAGCACCATGGTCTGGCTGGCCATCACCGGCATCCTCGGCGCCTGCTTCCTGGGCCTGGAACTGTATGAGTTCAGCCACCTGATCCATGAAGGCGCGGGTCCGCAACGCAGCGGTTTCCTGACCTCGTTCTTCGCGCTGGTCGGCACCCACGGCCTGCACGTGACGTTCGGTATCGTATGGCTGATCACCTTGATGGTGCAGTTGGGCAAGCATGGCTTGACCCCTGAAAACGGCCGCCGCCTGATGTGCCTGTCGATGTTCTGGCATTTCCTGGACGTGATCTGGATCGGCGTGTTCACCTTTGTTTACCTGATGGGAGTCTTGCCATGA
- the cyoD gene encoding cytochrome o ubiquinol oxidase subunit IV, which translates to MSEHHNHSAHDGHDHHEHHETHADHGSLKTYAIGFVLSVILTAIPFWMVMGNVFSKSSTAGLVLLGFAAVQIVVHMVYFLHMNTKSEGGWSMLALIFTIMVVVISLSGSIWVMYHLNHNMMPGMMHDAAQQMQDMRTMP; encoded by the coding sequence ATGAGCGAGCATCATAATCATTCCGCTCATGATGGCCATGACCATCATGAGCACCACGAAACCCATGCCGACCATGGCAGCCTGAAGACGTACGCGATCGGTTTCGTCCTGTCGGTGATCTTGACGGCGATCCCGTTCTGGATGGTGATGGGCAATGTGTTCAGCAAGTCGAGCACGGCCGGCCTGGTGTTGCTGGGTTTTGCCGCGGTGCAAATCGTGGTGCACATGGTGTACTTCCTGCACATGAACACCAAGTCGGAAGGCGGCTGGTCGATGCTGGCCCTGATCTTCACGATCATGGTGGTGGTGATCAGCTTGTCCGGTTCGATCTGGGTCATGTATCACCTGAATCACAACATGATGCCTGGCATGATGCATGACGCTGCTCAGCAAATGCAAGACATGCGCACCATGCCATGA
- a CDS encoding SURF1 family protein has protein sequence MMKAPRSEAGAGSESRPRRRSAALSYTLVMLAGLVFAGFVALGSWQVKRLFWKLDLIARVDQRVHAAPVAVPGPGRWAAVTADSDEYRHVSLAGHFLYQLTTRVQATTELGGGFWLLTPLCMADGYTVLVNRGFVPGDIGAPPNVPHPVAGSCAQAAGTLVSAPLSTISGLLRISEPGGAYLRHNDPANNRWYSRDVAAIASAHQLTHVAPYFVDADAKQVSAGAPDAPTGGLTVISFHNNHLVYALTWYALALMIAGAVFWVVRQERRSRLSGKE, from the coding sequence ATGATGAAGGCGCCGCGTAGCGAGGCGGGGGCGGGAAGCGAGTCTCGGCCGCGCCGACGCTCCGCGGCGCTGTCGTATACCCTGGTGATGTTGGCGGGGCTGGTGTTTGCCGGCTTCGTCGCACTGGGTTCCTGGCAAGTCAAGCGTCTGTTCTGGAAGCTTGACTTGATAGCACGGGTCGACCAGCGCGTGCATGCCGCACCGGTGGCCGTACCCGGTCCCGGGCGTTGGGCGGCAGTGACCGCCGACAGCGATGAATACCGCCATGTCAGCCTGGCCGGACATTTCCTCTACCAATTAACCACCCGGGTACAAGCCACCACCGAGCTGGGCGGCGGCTTTTGGCTGCTGACGCCGTTGTGCATGGCTGACGGTTATACGGTGCTGGTCAACCGCGGTTTTGTGCCGGGCGATATCGGCGCGCCGCCGAATGTTCCCCATCCGGTGGCAGGCAGCTGCGCGCAAGCGGCCGGGACCTTGGTATCTGCGCCGTTATCGACGATTTCCGGATTGCTGCGCATCAGCGAGCCGGGCGGCGCCTATCTGCGCCATAACGACCCGGCCAACAACCGCTGGTATTCGCGCGACGTGGCCGCCATCGCCAGCGCGCATCAGTTGACGCACGTGGCGCCGTATTTTGTCGACGCCGATGCGAAACAGGTGTCTGCCGGCGCGCCGGATGCGCCGACCGGCGGCCTGACCGTCATTTCTTTTCATAATAATCACTTGGTGTATGCTTTGACTTGGTATGCTCTTGCCTTGATGATCGCCGGCGCCGTTTTTTGGGTGGTGCGCCAGGAGCGGCGGTCGCGACTTTCCGGCAAAGAGTAA
- a CDS encoding ATP-binding protein — MARFKETPATPSGGREKPGAVLEHAAGHKNMLQLIQLRWIAVLGQVSTIFGVSIGFGVPLPLPHMLEVLACLIAFNIASQLRWHERRVVANRELFFALLVDVASLTAQLYLSGGTTNPFAFLYLLQVILSAVLLEAWSTWTIVAITSVCLGGLALFSKPLALPFDHERGFSSLYVQGMLICFILNALLLVTFITRISSNLKAGAAKLAGLRQRAAEEEHIVRMGLLASGAAHELGTPLATLAVILGDWRRMPEFASNAELLEEISEMQTQLQRCKSIVSGILLSAGEARGESSVKTTIHTFLDELADEWRASRPVGAFSYDNLIEQDLPVVFDSALKQMICNVLDNALEASPEWLSMEARCAGDALHLVITDAGPGFSSDILEHFGKPYNSSKGRPGGGLGLFLVVNVARTLGGNVHVRNRPQGGAVVELSLPLSAIIIEEEVPHAI; from the coding sequence ATGGCGCGTTTTAAAGAAACACCCGCCACGCCGTCAGGCGGGCGGGAAAAGCCGGGGGCGGTGCTGGAGCACGCCGCCGGCCACAAGAATATGCTGCAACTGATACAGTTGCGCTGGATCGCCGTACTCGGCCAGGTCAGCACGATCTTTGGCGTCAGCATCGGTTTCGGCGTGCCGTTGCCGCTGCCGCACATGCTGGAAGTGCTGGCGTGCCTGATCGCCTTCAATATCGCCAGCCAGCTGCGCTGGCACGAACGGCGCGTGGTCGCCAACCGCGAACTGTTCTTTGCGCTGCTGGTCGACGTGGCCAGCCTGACCGCGCAACTGTATTTGAGCGGCGGCACCACCAATCCATTTGCTTTCCTGTACCTGCTGCAAGTGATCCTCAGCGCGGTGCTGCTGGAAGCGTGGTCGACCTGGACCATCGTCGCCATCACCAGCGTGTGCCTGGGCGGACTGGCGCTGTTTTCCAAGCCGCTGGCCTTGCCGTTCGACCATGAGCGGGGATTTTCCAGCCTGTATGTGCAGGGCATGCTGATCTGTTTCATCTTGAACGCCTTGTTGCTGGTCACTTTTATTACCCGTATTTCCAGCAATTTGAAGGCGGGCGCCGCCAAGCTGGCGGGCTTGCGCCAGCGCGCCGCCGAAGAGGAACATATCGTCCGCATGGGTTTGCTCGCTTCGGGCGCCGCGCATGAACTGGGCACGCCGCTGGCGACGCTGGCGGTGATCCTCGGCGACTGGCGCCGCATGCCGGAATTCGCCAGCAATGCCGAATTGCTGGAAGAAATCAGCGAAATGCAAACTCAGTTGCAACGCTGCAAAAGCATCGTCAGCGGCATCTTGCTGTCGGCCGGCGAGGCGCGCGGCGAATCGTCGGTCAAGACCACCATCCATACCTTCCTCGACGAACTGGCCGACGAATGGCGCGCCAGCCGGCCGGTCGGGGCATTCAGCTACGACAATTTGATCGAGCAAGACTTGCCGGTGGTATTCGATTCGGCGCTGAAGCAAATGATTTGCAATGTGCTCGACAATGCGCTGGAAGCGTCGCCTGAATGGCTGAGCATGGAAGCCCGCTGCGCCGGCGATGCGCTGCACCTGGTGATTACCGACGCCGGTCCCGGCTTTTCGTCCGATATATTGGAACATTTCGGCAAACCCTATAATTCCAGCAAGGGCCGTCCCGGCGGCGGACTGGGACTATTTCTGGTCGTCAATGTTGCACGCACCCTGGGCGGCAACGTCCACGTGCGCAACCGGCCGCAGGGCGGGGCGGTGGTCGAACTGAGTTTGCCGCTGTCGGCCATTATCATCGAAGAGGAAGTACCGCATGCCATCTGA
- a CDS encoding response regulator transcription factor, producing MPSDRLLLIIEDDAAFARTLGRSFERRDYHVLLASNQEEASAMLLQHAPKYAVVDLKLNGNTSGLACVQMLHQYDPEMLIVVLTGFASINTAVEAIKLGACQYLAKPSNTDDIEAAFKHVAGSSEIELTNRATSIKTLEWERIHATLAETDFNISETARRLGMHRRTLARKLEKQRVK from the coding sequence ATGCCATCTGATCGTTTGCTGTTGATCATCGAAGACGACGCCGCATTCGCGCGCACCCTCGGCCGCTCGTTCGAGCGGCGCGACTACCACGTATTGCTGGCCTCTAACCAGGAAGAGGCCAGCGCGATGCTGTTGCAGCATGCGCCGAAATATGCGGTGGTGGATTTGAAATTGAATGGCAATACTTCCGGGCTGGCTTGCGTGCAAATGCTGCACCAGTACGATCCGGAAATGCTGATCGTCGTGCTGACCGGTTTCGCCAGCATCAATACCGCGGTCGAGGCAATCAAGCTGGGCGCTTGCCAGTACCTGGCGAAACCGTCGAATACCGACGATATCGAGGCCGCCTTCAAGCACGTGGCCGGCAGCAGCGAGATCGAACTGACCAACCGGGCCACGTCGATCAAGACGCTGGAGTGGGAACGGATCCACGCGACGCTGGCGGAAACCGATTTTAATATTTCAGAAACCGCGCGCCGGCTCGGCATGCATCGCCGCACCCTGGCGCGCAAGCTGGAGAAGCAGCGCGTTAAATAA